In the genome of Flaviflexus ciconiae, one region contains:
- the gluQRS gene encoding tRNA glutamyl-Q(34) synthetase GluQRS, protein MTSEARGTGRYAPSPSGDLHLGNLRTGLIAWACARKAGLGFVMRMEDLDERCRPEYVETQLRDLSEIGMDWDGDVLFQSDRIDAYNQVVSELLERDLVYECYCTRADIKDAPRAPHAPPGAYPGTCRDLTEVEREQGRQKLAPMDRGPALRLKTTNDQLTITDRIWGEFTGHIDDFVVRRGDGAHAYNLVAVVDDEYQNVRQVVRADDLLESTPRQVYLQKLLGYETPEYVHVPLVLNRGGKRLAKRDGAVTLDELHREGWSTQQVFALISESLGIQGDNSADFLDQFSINSIAREPWIFDSETLARSW, encoded by the coding sequence ATGACATCTGAGGCACGTGGAACTGGGCGCTATGCGCCATCACCATCAGGCGACCTACATCTCGGCAACCTCCGTACCGGTCTCATTGCCTGGGCCTGCGCCAGGAAAGCCGGTCTGGGGTTTGTGATGAGAATGGAGGATCTGGATGAAAGGTGCCGCCCCGAATACGTCGAAACGCAGCTGAGAGACCTCTCCGAGATCGGCATGGACTGGGATGGCGACGTCCTGTTCCAGAGCGACCGAATCGATGCCTACAACCAGGTTGTTTCTGAACTTCTTGAAAGGGATCTCGTTTACGAGTGCTATTGCACCCGTGCAGATATTAAGGACGCTCCGCGAGCACCCCATGCCCCGCCCGGCGCCTATCCCGGAACCTGCCGAGATCTGACCGAAGTTGAACGAGAGCAGGGCAGGCAGAAACTTGCTCCTATGGACCGGGGCCCAGCCCTGCGCCTCAAAACAACGAACGATCAACTGACCATCACCGACCGAATCTGGGGGGAATTCACCGGGCACATCGATGACTTCGTTGTCCGTAGGGGTGATGGTGCCCACGCCTACAACCTTGTTGCCGTAGTCGATGACGAATACCAGAACGTCAGACAAGTTGTCCGGGCCGATGATCTGCTCGAATCAACCCCGAGACAGGTCTACCTCCAAAAACTCCTGGGGTACGAAACGCCCGAATATGTTCACGTTCCACTCGTCCTAAACCGCGGGGGCAAGAGACTAGCTAAGCGAGATGGGGCGGTCACCCTCGATGAGCTGCATAGGGAAGGCTGGAGCACTCAGCAGGTCTTTGCCCTCATTTCTGAATCCTTGGGGATCCAAGGTGACAACAGTGCCGACTTCCTAGACCAGTTCTCGATCAACTCGATTGCTCGTGAGCCATGGATCTTTGACTCGGAGACGCTAGCGCGCTCGTGGTAA